TCCAGGTGCCGTCCCCGTTCGGGGTCGGACCCGACGACACACCCTTGGTGATGTCGATCGACGGGATCTCGGCACAGGCCTGGTCGTCTTCGGTCGCGCCCTCGGGGTCGGTCAACTGCGAGGTGTTATTGAACGCACGGTCCGCGTCGTCGCCGGCGGCCCCGCACTGCGTCGGGTCGTCCGCACCGGAACCGGCGCCTTCGAGCTGCAGCGGCACCGTGGCGATCACGGTCACCTCGTAGCGGTGCGCGGTGTAGCCGACGTCGTCGGTGCCGAGCAACGGCACGTCACTGGCTATCAGCGTCTCTCCCTGACCATCCCATGCGGGGTCGGCGAGAGTGACGCCCGCGGGCGAGGTCGTGACCTCGGCCGAGACGATCGTCGCCTGGTCGGTGAAATGCAGCGTGTCCGCCAGGTCGTAGCTCGTCGGGTGCGTCGACTCGTTGGTCACGTCGATGCCGTACACCAGCTCCCAGCGGCCCTCACCGATCGCGGTGGCCGAGACAAGCTCCTTCGTGTGGGTCGGGTCTCCATCCACCTCCATACCGGCGGGGTCACAGTTGATCGTGGGCGGCACCTGTGAGTCACCAGGGATCGCGGCCGTCGCGCAGGCGGTGTTCACGACTGTGTCCAGGCCTCCCTCGGTGAGGGTCATCTCGAATTCGTGGGCTTCCTCGGCCCCTGGCGCCAGCTCATCGACGGTGAACGAACCGTCGGGGAACAGGTCGTCGGTGATCTCGAGGTCGGTCAGGGTTCCTTGACCGGTGTTCACGATCACGATTCGGTACGGGACCTTGTCGCCGACCCGGTAGGTCGGATAGTCCTCGACCGTGTTGGCGTCATGCCACTCTCCGTCTGCGCCCATGACGTACTTTTTGAGCGAGGCGGAGTAGTAGTTCGCGACGGTGATCGGCGCAGAAGTGCGCATCACCAGTTCGGTGTGCTCGGAACGCGCCTGCGCCCGGTTGACGAGCACGTCGCCGCCCTCGACACCGTCTGTGGCGATGTTCACTGTGAACTGCTGGGTGCCACCGGCAGCCAGCTCGGGGCCCACTACGCGCACAGCGGTCGCGCTGGCGGTGAAGGTCGTGGTCCATCCGACAGTGTTGCCCGACGGATCGCCCGCTGCACCGTTGGAAGCATCCGCAGGGTCGTCCGACAGGGTGGCCGGGTCGGCCGTCGTGTAGTAAACGGTTGCACCAGCCGGAGCATCCACACCGGTCAGCTCGTAGTCACCGGTGAAGTCCGTGCCACGGTCGTCACCGGCGAACGGCAGGATGTCGATCGTGTCGGTGAAATCCTGCGGCAACGGGTCGAACGAGCGGAGCGTAACCGTCCACGAGCCCTCTCCGGTGCCGTCACCATTCAGGTTGGGGATATACGGGACGTCAGCCGTCTTACCGATGGACGTGTACCCGTTCGACGCAATCGTGATCTGCGCCGTTGCCGGGCGAGACGTCGCCCCGGAGACCGAGGCGACAGCGGAGTTCGTCAGCACGGTTCCCGGAGCGATGTTCGCCGCCGCGACAGCCTGATATGTGATCGCCTGCTGCACATTCGTCGGGACACCGTCAAGGACCCAGGTGAGCACCTGCTGGCCGGAACCGTTCGTGGTCACCGTCGGAGCCGGATCGGCGGATCCCTCGATGTAGGTCACCCCAACGGGGAGCGTGTCGACGATCGTGTAGTCGTCGACCGAGGTCGGTAGATTGCTCGCGACATTCGCCGAGTAGTTCAGCGAGAACGTGGTGGGCTGTCCTGGGTTCACCGCAGAGCGGTCCGCCGACTTCTCGATGAACGGGGTCGTCGAGACGATGCGGACGAGGTCGCGCCCGGCGCTGACAGTGCAGGGGTAGCGCAGACCCGGCGTCGGTGTCGCGCAGGTCGTGGGGGCGGACCACCCGGCACCCGCCTGGTTGTACATGAAGTTCCAGATGTCCTGGCCAGTGGCCACGTTCTGCTTCACGACCGATTCGACCACATATGCGGCGTGATTGTTCGGCAAGTTCGCCGCCTCGGCCTGTCCCTGCGTGAACGTGACTCGAACAGCCTTCACCGTGCTGAGGTCTGCAGGCTTGGTGGTGGTCCACCCGGCGGACCCACCACAATCAGGGAAAGCCTGCGGGTTGTAGCCGGCGCTGGTGGACGTGACCGTTGGGTGTGTGCCGACGTAATACTGCATCACCGAGCCGGGCACATCGTTCGTCGGGCGGAAATCGGCGAAGGTCAGGAACCGCGTGTCCAGCGGTGCACACATCCCGACCTGCAGGTTATCTGCCCGGTCAAATCCGGGAAGACCCGTGATCAGCCCTTGCTGGACGCGTGTGCCGGGAGAGACAACATACGTCGCGTCAAACGGCGAGCCACCTGAGCCTGTGTATCCGCGGCTCCAGGGGGACGTGAAGGCACCGGGGAACGTCCACGTCTTGCTCACCGTGTTGTTCGCGGCGTCGTCCTGCGCCGTCGAGGTGCCTGCCGCAGACGTGTACGTCGGCGCCGAGGACACCAGGTTCACGGAACCGCTCCCTGTGACGGCAAGACGCAGCCAGATCGTCCCACTCGTGAGCGTTATCTGGTCGGCCGGGAGGCCGGCGCCCGTCGAGTCCTTCGTGGGCGGGTTCGTCGGGTTGTAGTCGATCCCGGTCAAAGTGAGACGGAAGGTGTTCGGGCCGAGCTGCTGAATCGTGCAGGTGTCAACTGTGTCAGCCATCTGATCGGCGGGGTGAGAGCCGCCTGACCACGGGTGCCCGTTGGCGGCGAACTCGGTGAACGCGGTGCATCTGTTGGGCCCGACCGCGATACTCGTCGCGGCAGCAGACGAGATCTGCAGGTCGTAGCTCACCGTCTGGGGGCCGGCTTCGCTGCGCTTGTCCTTGCTCAGCGTCCACTGCAGCCCCAGGTCGACGATCGGGTTGGCGGTCCCGGCACCGCTGATCTGCGCCGGTCCGGTCGCGACAGCCCACCGAATGTCCATGCCGAAGTCGTTGACGATGTTAACCGGCGTCAGGTCGGCCGTCGTCCCGTCGATCGTGCCCGAACCGGTGAGCTGCGACCCCGTCTCGCCATCAGCGCGGATCGGGGTCTGGACCACGTGAGAAGTTCCCTCGTCCTTGGTCCCGATGTTGCAGATCATGGTCTTACCATCCGCGGAGATGCTCGAGACCGGGTCCACGCCACTTGTCAGACAGGAACTCGGCAGCTCCTCGAACGTGCCACTCTCGATCGTCAGCGTGAAGTTGACATTGTCGACGGGGTCATTTGCGGGGGCCTCGGCATCGTCGTTGACGTTGACGCGCCACTCAGCGGTGAGGACATCGCCGCTCTTCACGGTCGTCGCGGATCCTTCCGCCCACTGTGCGGTGATCTCATACACGGTGGCAGCCGATGCAGGCAGCGCCACGGCTGTCGTGAGACCAGTCATCGCGAACGTCGCCGCGATGGTGCCCGCGACGAGTCGCCGAACACGTTGCCGCGCCTCCCGGCGGCGCCGACGCAAGCCTACCTCTGAGCGCTGTTGAGTCCTGAGCATCAGATCCCTCCCCGATCGCGCACGGGAGACCCCGCACGGTATGCCTCTGCTACATACGAGTGGAAACCTGAGCGTTTGTTGAGACGTTGCGCAAAATTTCATCAATAAGTTCATCAATTCCGGGCTCAAGCCCAGAACGGACGTGGCCAAGATAGTTAAGGTGCTTAGCGACCTGAATCACCCCCTGATCGACGAGCGCATTCGCCATGCGCTCGTCACCGGAAACGTCGACCAGGTGGAAGAGGCGTACGATCTCCTCTGGTACGAGCTGCCGTCACGATTCGCTTCCGAGATCCTCGAAGCGACCGCGGCGTTCGACCCAGGCACCTATCTGCATAGGCCCCGCCTGATGCACCTGACGCTTCTCGCGCACCACAAGAACGACTACGTGGGTGAGGATCCGGACCTCGGACGGGTCCTCCAGATGTTCAGAATGCATGGTCGGAGATATGCGACGCGGCTCACCGAGTTTGTACGCCCCAGCGATCTGCTCACGGCCGGGACCATTGCGGTGATCGCTGCACGACTTGACGGTTCGTTCCGCCGCTCCGAACAACTAGGGCAATGGCTGGACGACCGCTTGGCCATGACGACCACCGCAACGCAGCTGCCGTGGTCAGAACACTATGTCGGAGCGAAGCCCGGATGGTTATCGACGCAGCGTGGTCTCACGGCGACCCTCAGAGGTGACTACGACTATGCCACCCGCCTATACACGCGAGGGTATACGGAGGCAGGGCTTGCGCCCCGGGGGCACTTCGCCGGCGCGAACTCCGCCGCGAACCTCGCCCTCATGTTCGCCCTACGCGGCCACTTCGATCTCGCGCGTCTGTGGATCGAGCGCATGAACCACCTCGGACCGCTGCTGGATTGGATCGAACACCTCACCACACTCGGAGCGAAGATCGCCGCTGCGCTCATTGCCCTGGAGGAAGGCGACCCCGACCTCGCTCGCCAGCACATCGACCACATGGGCCCCGCCACCCAACACGTCGAACTCTGGCCCTTCATCCTCTACGTCCGTGGCACCTACCACGCGTGTTACGGCGACCCCTACGAAGGGCTTGCCGAACTGGAAGGAGCTCGCCTCACACATGGTGCAAGCACGATCGACGCCGGCGCGGCCCGCCAGCTCCTACTCCGCACCGAAGCCAAGCTGCTCCTCCGCACACCGAATGCCGCACGGGTGCTGCACCTCGCTCGAGTCGCACCAGAAGATGTCCCTCCACACCTGGTCGCCTGGGCGTACGTGTACTCCGGCCACCCTCACGACGCTCTCCGGGTCGCCGCCCGTGCGCTTCGCCAGCACTCGGAAAGGGTGCCCCTCAGCGATATCATCGAGCTTCATCTCGCGGCAGGCGTCGCCCATCTGAGAAATGGGAACAACGCCCGCGCAACCCAGTCATTCAAGACCGCGACCCGTTTACGGTCAAACCCCGCACACATTCGGCCCTTCCTCCTTGCGCCGCCCGAGGACATCGCGACCCTTGCACAGCTCTGCGGAGAACCAAACCCTCTGGACAGCGTCCACGGAAAGACCCGCCTGAACAAGGTGCACTCCATCACCCTTGTAGACCTAACACCACGCGAGCTCGCAGTACTTCACACCCTCGAGCAAGGGATCACCGCCGTGGCCGCGGCGAAGACATTTGGAGTATCTCCCGCGACCGTGCGCAGCCAAACAGCCAGCATCTACCGCAAACTCGGCGTCTCGAACCGCAAAGCCGCGCTCTCCAGGGCACACGACCTCGGCCTTCTCGAACGCAACTATGAGGCCCTCTGACTGCAAACGCTCCCAGCGAGGACGATCTCCACGCCCCCGCGCGTCAAGTCGGCGTGACATCTAACTGAGATCGTCCGCCTGCTTCTCGAAGGGGAACAGGGGTGCTCGATCAAGGTGGCCGGTCGCCACCCCATTCGGTGACTCGGGCGCGAGTTAGCGTTCCTCGAACCTCGAGAATGGGCGGGGAGCGACGGATCTCGACGTGCATCGTGGGCCGGGCTCCGGAGCTCGCGTCGCCAGTGGAGGAGAGCGCAGCCAATGCCCACCAGAACATTC
This DNA window, taken from Microbacterium sufflavum, encodes the following:
- a CDS encoding DUF7507 domain-containing protein; the protein is MYEITAQWAEGSATTVKSGDVLTAEWRVNVNDDAEAPANDPVDNVNFTLTIESGTFEELPSSCLTSGVDPVSSISADGKTMICNIGTKDEGTSHVVQTPIRADGETGSQLTGSGTIDGTTADLTPVNIVNDFGMDIRWAVATGPAQISGAGTANPIVDLGLQWTLSKDKRSEAGPQTVSYDLQISSAAATSIAVGPNRCTAFTEFAANGHPWSGGSHPADQMADTVDTCTIQQLGPNTFRLTLTGIDYNPTNPPTKDSTGAGLPADQITLTSGTIWLRLAVTGSGSVNLVSSAPTYTSAAGTSTAQDDAANNTVSKTWTFPGAFTSPWSRGYTGSGGSPFDATYVVSPGTRVQQGLITGLPGFDRADNLQVGMCAPLDTRFLTFADFRPTNDVPGSVMQYYVGTHPTVTSTSAGYNPQAFPDCGGSAGWTTTKPADLSTVKAVRVTFTQGQAEAANLPNNHAAYVVESVVKQNVATGQDIWNFMYNQAGAGWSAPTTCATPTPGLRYPCTVSAGRDLVRIVSTTPFIEKSADRSAVNPGQPTTFSLNYSANVASNLPTSVDDYTIVDTLPVGVTYIEGSADPAPTVTTNGSGQQVLTWVLDGVPTNVQQAITYQAVAAANIAPGTVLTNSAVASVSGATSRPATAQITIASNGYTSIGKTADVPYIPNLNGDGTGEGSWTVTLRSFDPLPQDFTDTIDILPFAGDDRGTDFTGDYELTGVDAPAGATVYYTTADPATLSDDPADASNGAAGDPSGNTVGWTTTFTASATAVRVVGPELAAGGTQQFTVNIATDGVEGGDVLVNRAQARSEHTELVMRTSAPITVANYYSASLKKYVMGADGEWHDANTVEDYPTYRVGDKVPYRIVIVNTGQGTLTDLEITDDLFPDGSFTVDELAPGAEEAHEFEMTLTEGGLDTVVNTACATAAIPGDSQVPPTINCDPAGMEVDGDPTHTKELVSATAIGEGRWELVYGIDVTNESTHPTSYDLADTLHFTDQATIVSAEVTTSPAGVTLADPAWDGQGETLIASDVPLLGTDDVGYTAHRYEVTVIATVPLQLEGAGSGADDPTQCGAAGDDADRAFNNTSQLTDPEGATEDDQACAEIPSIDITKGVSSGPTPNGDGTWTVTYDIVATNTGAEGGVYDVRDRMTADGDLEVISGAVTSAPDGVTTSPTWTGLGAEGAPENDIATGVTLPAGGVHTYQVEVVIGIAEGTEGAPIITDCSEEQPGGPGGLSNSAEIEHNDLTDDATACITIGIVTVDKTVSSGPTPNGDGTWTVVYDIVATHVGAADADYDVTDRLHFGEGIEIVDHEVRSLDGIDVNPDWTGLGSADTGTENVIAEDVTLSVGGSHTYQVEVTVQMDEATIDPGELVCAPAGSGESGGLGNSTTLTSNGITGRDDVCPSLPKIVLNKTVVDGSPIANGDGTWTIEYDVTATNTGQATGQYDMTDRLRYGNGIEIESATVVSGPDGVTTNPDWTGQGAVDAAENVISTDVDLDAGEAHTYRVRVVASMDREIVTPGDLVCPTPGSNEPGGFSNTAGLTHNGEDQDADACVTPPLIEITKSLSGAVTPVDGQDGVYDATYELTVTNSGPGAGVYDLDDRLAPGEGVTVVGIQDVTTDAPNPVAINGGFDGIDDLRIVTGQPIAGAAEGAPVVHTYSVTVRYSVNLAGIEVPAGDTCLAENGESLPGTLNNTATVGWNGLDDDDAECIVPGKPTLDKAIISAKPIGNGQWEVVYDLTVGNTGDEATTYDLDDELLFAKQVAVASVSVTGPEGIIINNGFNGDSDQRIATDVDIAGLDDDGYAPHVYRVTVIANVPLTFDPADVGDDGAGSPACTVAPGGNFIEQGLNNAATLTDETGGTIVDTDCAGLPSTKITKTMDGAPLKGTNGQWTVNYTITVLNDGAVAGDYTLTDQLRYGAGIEILDATIVSAPEGVTPAATWTGQGETGAAENVVATDVSLAAGASHLYRVTVEARLDTDAADGTTLTCPAPGSTDRGGFANTAGVDHNDLIADASACDVPEWPEDVPPPLATTGGTIALGTISAALLLLVAGGVLLYTRRRRVVDAE
- a CDS encoding helix-turn-helix transcriptional regulator, producing the protein MAKIVKVLSDLNHPLIDERIRHALVTGNVDQVEEAYDLLWYELPSRFASEILEATAAFDPGTYLHRPRLMHLTLLAHHKNDYVGEDPDLGRVLQMFRMHGRRYATRLTEFVRPSDLLTAGTIAVIAARLDGSFRRSEQLGQWLDDRLAMTTTATQLPWSEHYVGAKPGWLSTQRGLTATLRGDYDYATRLYTRGYTEAGLAPRGHFAGANSAANLALMFALRGHFDLARLWIERMNHLGPLLDWIEHLTTLGAKIAAALIALEEGDPDLARQHIDHMGPATQHVELWPFILYVRGTYHACYGDPYEGLAELEGARLTHGASTIDAGAARQLLLRTEAKLLLRTPNAARVLHLARVAPEDVPPHLVAWAYVYSGHPHDALRVAARALRQHSERVPLSDIIELHLAAGVAHLRNGNNARATQSFKTATRLRSNPAHIRPFLLAPPEDIATLAQLCGEPNPLDSVHGKTRLNKVHSITLVDLTPRELAVLHTLEQGITAVAAAKTFGVSPATVRSQTASIYRKLGVSNRKAALSRAHDLGLLERNYEAL